A single genomic interval of Lathyrus oleraceus cultivar Zhongwan6 chromosome 7, CAAS_Psat_ZW6_1.0, whole genome shotgun sequence harbors:
- the LOC127108185 gene encoding uncharacterized protein LOC127108185, translating to MSRPMEEEPVGKNEEEEFNTGPLSVLMMSVKNNTQVLINCRNNKKLLGRVRAFDRHCNMVLENVREMWTEVPKTGKGKKKAQPVNKDRFISKMFLRGDSVIIVLKNPK from the exons ATGAG CCGTCCAATGGAAGAAGAA CCAGTGGGGAAGAATGAGGAAGAAGAGTTCAATACTGGTCCACTTTCTGTACTCATGATGAGTGTTAAAAATAATACACAG GTACTCATAAATTGTCGTAACAACAAAAAGCTTCTAGGTCGAGTCAGGGCTTTCGATAGGCACTGCAACATGGTTCTTGAAAATGTCAGGGAAATGTGGACTGAG GTGCCTAAGACTGGTAAAGGAAAGAAAAAAGCTCAGCCAGTGAACAAGGATAGATTCATCAGCAAGATGTTTCTTCGTGGAGATTCTGTCATCATTGTTCTTAAGAACCCAAAATAA